In Bacteroidales bacterium, the genomic window CCAGATCTCTGAGCTCTTTGCCCTGAGCTCTGTGCTCCTTGCCCTGTGCTCATTTCACCACGCTCATCTTCCTGCACTTTACATACCCACTTCCGGTTTGCATCCGGTACAGATAAATACCTGCCGGAAAATCAGAAGGATCGAAATGGTGCGTATACTTCCCGGCGTTTTGAAACTGATCCACAAGGGTTGAAATAACCTGACCCTGCATATTGAGTACTTCCAGACGTACATGGGTTTCGGAGGATATTTCGTAGGGTATCATGGTATAATCATGAAAAGGATTGGGCTGGTTGGCCAATAATTCTGAGCCATATTTCATGGATCTTTCCTGTGTATTTGTTCCCGTGATATTGAGGAATCTGATTGGCTGTGTATTGGAATTTGCATTACTTATTGTTGCCCGGTTTAAGGAAGCGGTTACGGGACCGGGCCAATCGTTTCTTGCTTTCAGATCAAGGGCGATCAACTCCCTGGAGCTGGTAATGTCTCCGGTACCTTTCAGCACGTAAGCCAACTCAAATGTATTGTCTCTCTTTATTGTGAAGGAAAGCAAGTTGTCAAACCAGGTTTCCGGGCAGAATAGTGGTTGTATATTTTGGATTTCCCATTGTTCTGCATCTATACCTGTTATTGCCAGGCTAAGTGCCACACCCCTGAGGTCGGAGTGTGTTTCGCAGGCTATTGTTAATGGTATTATGGCACCGGCTTGCTGGGGCTCGATGACCATTTCGGTCAATGGTGGCTCATTCAGTTTCAGTGTAGCTGAAACCGATTGATTGAAATGGAGTCCGATGGGCATCAGATCCCGGTGATCCACCTGGCCATCACCTCGTGTGTCTGCATGGGTTGCTTCCGGAGGTATCCATGCTTCCACCTCGCGGGCTGCAAACTCCGTGCTGTTGTAAACGGGTGCCGGTCCGTGAGTTAGCCAGTATCTTCCCAGTGCAAGTACATCATCGGCATTAACCAGGCTGTCCCCGTTGGCATCTCCGGGGTAAACCGCTAATCTTTGCGGCGCTGCATTCACGCCGGTAATCAGCACATCATCCAGACGGTTGGTTCCGCTGGAGCCAATGTCTCCGTTGTTTACGCTGGTATCACCGGCCATGGCCCAGCGGATGAACGCATATTCCCGGTCAGCTATGGATTCGGGGAGAGCAAGCGTATCCAGTACGCCTGACGACCAGTTGTTGCCCACACGAATATTCCCACCATCAACTTCTTCCCATGTATTGCCGTCCGTGCTTATTTCTATCCTATAATCCCGGGGTCCCGTGTTTGATCCATATTGTTTGGATGAGAGTTCAATATCGGTAAAATCGGAGGTGGAAAAAGCAGTCCACCAGTACTTAGATCCATCCGATCCGTCTTCCCATTTGTTCGAGTTGGCTGCTCTGCCTGAAGCACCGGAGGCATATCCTTCAAATGAAGCACCGGATAATTCTATTCCGGATTCCTGATTGGCCGGAATTGAATATGACGGGGTGAGCGTTTCCTCGTCGAAATTCCACTCTGCCAATGTGTGACGGTATGGAGCTTTTCTGTTGATGTAGAGTACAGCATTCGGACTGTCCTCTGCTTCCCAGATACCCTCTGTTCCCCCGTACACCCAGGAACCGTCATCCAGCCGTGAACGCAGGGCTACATACCATGTTCCTATGGGTCTTTTATAGGCTATCTCACGGGTATAGTAAAGATAGTCATTTGCATCTTTTTCCGTGTATTCCATTTCCATCCAGACGGAGTCATCCCAGGTGGAGGGGTCCGTATTTTCTTCGCTGATTCCCACCCGGGTTTCAATTCTTCCAGTGTCGGTTATTCCAGTGGCATATAACGTTCCTGTAACATCAAATGTTTCGCCTTCTGTTACCGTATTTTCCGCGGATATGGCCATATCCAGGTCGCTTATGCTTTCCTGGATTTCCAAGGGGATGGCATTTACAGGATCGGTGGGTATTTCATTGCCCCCGGAATCGAAAATCTCCTGGTTTGCAAAGGTCAGATCGGTAGTGGTGGAAGGGGCAGTATTTTTTACAAGGAAGTTCAGGATCATATAAGAACCCGCGGAAGGATTCTCCAGGGGATCGGTTCTGGAAACGGAAGCACCGGTCGTTCCTGTACCGAGGGGTCCGGAGTTGTTGATTCCCGGCTGGCTTAGTCCTGTGTTTTCAACCGAGAGGAATTCCAGCAGATCTTCCTGACAGGATACTTCGATGCTCCCGTAGTAAAAATCCAGGGCATCGGATACGCTGAGGTTGACGGCAATTTCCTCGCCGGCTACCGGCCGGGTGTTGGAAACGTTTGCGCTTACAGCAGTTTGAGCAAACAGTACAGCCTGCGATAAAACGGTGAAATACACCGTGAGGACTACGATACAAATCGTGTAAGGGTAATGCTTTTTTTTCATAATGATAAGTTTTAGGGTTATTTTATCTGTATATCAGATTGTTTATCTATTATTCCCTGATTTGAAT contains:
- a CDS encoding T9SS type A sorting domain-containing protein codes for the protein MKKKHYPYTICIVVLTVYFTVLSQAVLFAQTAVSANVSNTRPVAGEEIAVNLSVSDALDFYYGSIEVSCQEDLLEFLSVENTGLSQPGINNSGPLGTGTTGASVSRTDPLENPSAGSYMILNFLVKNTAPSTTTDLTFANQEIFDSGGNEIPTDPVNAIPLEIQESISDLDMAISAENTVTEGETFDVTGTLYATGITDTGRIETRVGISEENTDPSTWDDSVWMEMEYTEKDANDYLYYTREIAYKRPIGTWYVALRSRLDDGSWVYGGTEGIWEAEDSPNAVLYINRKAPYRHTLAEWNFDEETLTPSYSIPANQESGIELSGASFEGYASGASGRAANSNKWEDGSDGSKYWWTAFSTSDFTDIELSSKQYGSNTGPRDYRIEISTDGNTWEEVDGGNIRVGNNWSSGVLDTLALPESIADREYAFIRWAMAGDTSVNNGDIGSSGTNRLDDVLITGVNAAPQRLAVYPGDANGDSLVNADDVLALGRYWLTHGPAPVYNSTEFAAREVEAWIPPEATHADTRGDGQVDHRDLMPIGLHFNQSVSATLKLNEPPLTEMVIEPQQAGAIIPLTIACETHSDLRGVALSLAITGIDAEQWEIQNIQPLFCPETWFDNLLSFTIKRDNTFELAYVLKGTGDITSSRELIALDLKARNDWPGPVTASLNRATISNANSNTQPIRFLNITGTNTQERSMKYGSELLANQPNPFHDYTMIPYEISSETHVRLEVLNMQGQVISTLVDQFQNAGKYTHHFDPSDFPAGIYLYRMQTGSGYVKCRKMSVVK